A portion of the Candida dubliniensis CD36 chromosome R, complete sequence genome contains these proteins:
- the STE7 gene encoding serine/threonine-protein kinase, putative: MTRTTRIDTQEATKHKDLPPVPSTSLSSNSEYLMESKSLGRKNFKKLSLDASPVKSTSNNLRSSDMMSIKEPTSLRQKRQRPPPMLHLPTSSSSTTSTPTSNITGTSSASSVHFSQKSPGSGVIVSQTLSRPSSAGGMGSSGYSALNINQSNRNVDPDNVVSTDMILNQISNLDLTSMNHHRQNSHHHLPSTNRKRQTVISSISPTKSSASSSPLEPQNQSLPASSQSPIATTSALKLNNKDLLTLKQLGSGNSGSVSKILHIPTQKTMAKKIIHIDSKSVIQTQIIRELRILHECHSPYIIEFYGACLNNNNTIVICMEYCNCGSLDKILPLCENRQFPTFVLKKLSFAILSGLTYLYTTHKIIHRDIKPNNVLMTHKGEFKLCDFGVSRELTNSLAMADTFVGTSMYMSPERIQGLDYGVKSDVWSTGLMLIELASGVPVWSEDNSNNDDDDEDGDDGCSGQGILATERNGQNSPSKSRKKNQKGNGYNSYNGPEGILDLLQRIVNEDAPTLTNKINPVTKLPYDKYLCQFIDLCLIKDDSVRKTPWQLLEDKEHFFKGVEEGAYDKEHKSWAKKIRKCKV, translated from the coding sequence ATGACAAGAACAACTCGTATAGATACACAAGAAGCTACAAAGCATAAGGATTTACCACCAGTGCCTTCaacatcattatcatcgaATTCAGAATACCTAATGGAATCCAAAAGTCTAGGACGAAAAAACTTCAAAAAGCTTTCTCTAGATGCATCTCCAGTTAAATCAACCAGCAACAACCTAAGGAGTTCTGATATGATGCTGATAAAGGAACCAACTTCTTTGCGACAAAAGAGACAGCGTCCTCCACCTATGCTTCACTTACCCACATCGTCTTCATCTACCACATCTACTCCAACATCCAATATTACAGGCACTTCATCAGCTTCTTCTGTGCATTTTTCACAGAAATCCCCTGGGTCAGGTGTTATTGTAAGTCAAACATTAAGCCGACCTTCAAGTGCTGGCGGTATGGGGTCTTCTGGTTACTCGGCATTGAATATCAATCAGAGCAATAGGAATGTCGATCCAGATAACGTGGTTTCAACAGATATGATATTAAACCAAATATCTAATTTAGATTTAACAAGTATGAACCATCATCGCCAAAATAGTCATCACCACCTTCCATCAACTAATCGTAAACGTCAAACTGtcatttcttcaatatcacCAACGAAATCATcagcatcatcatcaccattgGAGCCACAAAATCAACTGTTACCTGCTTCATCCCAGTCTCCTATTGCCACCACTAGTGCATTAAAGTTGAACAATAAAGATTTATTGACATTAAAACAGTTGGGTTCAGGAAACTCTGGGTCAGTGCTGAAGATTTTACACATACCCACACAAAAAACCATGGCGAAGAAAATCATCCATATTGATCTGAAAAGTGTGATACAAACTCAAATAATCCGTGAATTAAGAATACTACACGAATGCCATTCTCCTTACATCATCGAATTTTATGGGGCTTGTttaaataacaataacactATTGTCATCTGTATGGAATATTGTAATTGTGGATCATTGGATAAAATATTGCCTCTTTGTGAGAATAGACAATTCCCcacttttgttttgaaaaaactaTCATTTGCCATTTTATCTGGATTAACGTATTTATATACCACGCATAAAATTATTCATCGTGACATCAAACCAAATAATGTGTTAATGACTCACAAAGGAGAGTTTAAATTGTGTGATTTTGGTGTATCTCGAGAATTGACCAATTCATTGGCCATGGCCGATACTTTTGTTGGCACTTCCATGTATATGTCTCCGGAAAGAATTCAAGGATTGGACTATGGTGTAAAGTCTGATGTATGGTCTACAGGATTAATGTTGATAGAACTTGCCAGTGGTGTGCCGGTATGGTCTGAagataatagtaataatgacgacgatgatgaagatggaGATGATGGTTGCAGTGGGCAAGGAATATTAGCAACAGAAAGAAACGGGCAAAATAGTCCAAGCAAGAGCAGGaagaaaaaccaaaaaggGAATGGTTACAACTCTTATAATGGACCAGAAGGTATATTAGATTTATTACAAAGAATAGTTAATGAAGATGCCCCCACTTTGACAAACAAGATCAATCCTGTAACAAAATTACCATATGACAAATATTTGTGTCAATTCATTGATTTATGTTTAATCAAAGATGATTCAGTAAGAAAAACTCCTTGGCAATTGCTTGAAGACAAAGAGCATTTCTTTAAAGGGGTCGAGGAAGGTGCGTATGACAAGGAACACAAGAGTTGGGCGAAGAAGATTCGAAAATGTAAAGTGTAA